A single genomic interval of Romboutsia ilealis harbors:
- the atpA gene encoding F0F1 ATP synthase subunit alpha, with protein sequence MNLRPEEISSIIKEQIKNYENKVELTDTGSVLKVGDGIASVYGLENAMAGELLEFPGEVYGMALNLEEDMVGAVMLGDDQGIKEGDVVKRTGNVVSVPVGDALIGRVVNALGQPIDGKGPINTNKTRPVESEATGIMARKSVHQPLETGIKAIDAMIPIGKGQRELVIGDRQTGKTSICIDTILNQKGKDVICIYVAIGQKRSTVAQLVNTLEKGGAMDYTIVVSASASESAPLQFIAPYAGVAMGEEFMFEGKHVLIVYDDLTKHAVAYREMSLLLKRPPGREAYPGDVFYLHSRLLERAAKLSDELGGGSITALPIIETQAGDVSAYIPTNVISITDGQIYLTPELFYAGIRPAVDPGISVSRVGGSAQIKSMKKVAGPLKLLYSQYKELAAFSQFGSDLDEDTKKRLAQGERIVEVLKQGEHQPLKVENQVMIIHAVTNDLLSDIPVNNIARFETELFQFINMNYPEIGKKILENGDFTQELTNAIKEFKKKFVIEA encoded by the coding sequence ATGAATTTAAGACCTGAAGAAATAAGTTCAATAATAAAAGAACAAATAAAAAATTATGAAAATAAAGTTGAATTAACAGATACAGGAAGTGTTTTAAAAGTTGGAGATGGTATAGCTAGTGTTTACGGACTAGAAAATGCTATGGCTGGAGAACTTTTAGAATTCCCAGGAGAAGTTTACGGAATGGCTCTTAACCTTGAAGAAGATATGGTTGGGGCAGTTATGCTTGGTGATGACCAAGGTATAAAAGAAGGCGATGTAGTTAAAAGAACTGGAAATGTAGTTTCTGTTCCAGTTGGAGATGCCTTAATAGGAAGAGTTGTAAATGCATTAGGTCAACCAATAGATGGAAAAGGACCTATAAATACAAATAAAACAAGACCAGTTGAATCTGAAGCTACAGGAATAATGGCTAGAAAATCTGTTCATCAACCACTTGAAACAGGAATAAAAGCTATAGATGCCATGATACCAATAGGTAAAGGTCAAAGAGAGCTTGTAATAGGGGATAGACAAACAGGTAAAACATCTATATGTATAGATACAATACTTAACCAAAAAGGTAAAGATGTTATATGTATATATGTTGCAATAGGACAAAAGCGTTCTACAGTAGCTCAATTAGTAAACACTTTAGAAAAAGGTGGAGCTATGGACTATACAATAGTAGTATCTGCTAGTGCTTCTGAATCTGCACCACTTCAATTCATAGCACCATATGCTGGAGTTGCAATGGGTGAAGAATTTATGTTTGAAGGAAAACACGTATTAATAGTATATGATGACTTAACTAAGCATGCAGTTGCATACAGAGAAATGTCATTATTACTTAAGAGACCACCAGGACGTGAAGCTTATCCTGGGGACGTATTCTACTTACACTCAAGATTACTAGAAAGAGCTGCTAAGTTATCAGATGAATTAGGTGGTGGTTCTATAACTGCGTTACCTATAATAGAAACTCAAGCTGGAGACGTTTCTGCGTATATACCAACTAACGTTATATCTATAACAGATGGACAAATATACTTAACTCCAGAGTTATTCTATGCAGGTATAAGACCAGCAGTTGACCCTGGTATATCAGTATCAAGGGTTGGAGGTTCTGCTCAAATAAAATCAATGAAAAAAGTTGCAGGACCATTAAAGCTTCTTTATTCTCAATACAAAGAACTTGCTGCGTTCTCTCAATTTGGATCTGACTTAGACGAAGATACTAAGAAGAGACTTGCACAAGGGGAAAGAATAGTTGAGGTATTAAAGCAAGGTGAACATCAACCATTAAAAGTTGAAAACCAAGTTATGATAATACATGCAGTTACAAATGATTTATTATCTGATATACCAGTTAATAATATAGCAAGATTTGAAACTGAATTATTCCAATTTATAAATATGAATTATCCAGAAATAGGAAAGAAAATTCTTGAAAATGGAGATTTCACTCAAGAATTAACTAACGCTATAAAAGAATTTAAGAAAAAGTTTGTTATAGAAGCGTAA
- the atpG gene encoding ATP synthase F1 subunit gamma produces the protein MAGAGMKEIKTRIKSVESTKQITKAMELVSSSKFRKAKERAESSRPYFNTLYNTVQDIAKNTSNSKNVFLKERKVNNVCYIVVAGDRGLAGGYNSNILKAVIAHNKLGTGKVIPVGKKAKESLSKRGYEVIDYIESVEKCVYEDANRVAQAAMEAYKNGDVDEVNLVYTEFISALSQEPKIVKLLPVTIDNTKTEKEVKKGKAAVQYLPSADAVLGYVLPKYVSGSVYGAIAESFASEQAARRTAMESATDNANEMISKLELVYNRARQAAVTQEISEIVGGAAAAE, from the coding sequence GTGGCAGGAGCTGGAATGAAGGAAATCAAAACTCGTATTAAAAGTGTTGAGAGTACTAAACAAATAACTAAGGCTATGGAACTTGTATCTTCATCTAAATTTAGAAAAGCTAAAGAAAGAGCTGAAAGTTCAAGACCATACTTTAATACTTTATACAACACCGTTCAAGATATAGCTAAAAATACGAGCAATAGTAAAAATGTATTTCTAAAAGAAAGAAAAGTTAATAACGTATGTTATATAGTAGTAGCCGGTGATAGAGGGCTAGCTGGAGGTTATAACTCTAATATTTTAAAAGCGGTGATTGCTCATAATAAATTAGGTACAGGAAAAGTTATACCTGTAGGTAAAAAAGCTAAAGAGTCTTTAAGTAAAAGAGGCTATGAAGTTATAGATTATATAGAATCTGTAGAGAAATGTGTTTATGAAGATGCAAATAGAGTGGCTCAAGCTGCTATGGAAGCTTATAAAAATGGAGATGTTGATGAGGTTAACCTTGTTTATACAGAGTTTATATCTGCCTTATCACAAGAACCTAAGATAGTAAAATTATTACCAGTTACAATAGATAATACAAAGACTGAAAAAGAAGTTAAAAAAGGCAAAGCTGCAGTTCAATATTTACCTTCAGCTGATGCAGTACTTGGGTATGTATTACCTAAGTATGTATCGGGAAGTGTATATGGAGCGATAGCAGAATCTTTTGCATCAGAACAAGCTGCAAGAAGAACTGCTATGGAATCAGCTACAGATAATGCTAATGAAATGATATCGAAATTAGAATTAGTATACAATAGAGCTAGACAAGCTGCGGTTACTCAAGAGATATCTGAAATAGTTGGAGGCGCAGCAGCGGCTGAATAA